A single window of Microcebus murinus isolate Inina chromosome 29, M.murinus_Inina_mat1.0, whole genome shotgun sequence DNA harbors:
- the C29H4orf54 gene encoding uncharacterized protein C4orf54 homolog produces MLSFHFRESRGRSADAAPCVADGIQTPGRADERAGQLGGGAVPARAAAPRPAAPSAAAPAPGLAACPPPGLRTWQAVAAVTAASAASGPVRARGVLLRATLQPLRGQSGARDSPSAHHCLLLSLKAGRGLRMEGAAAARSSQARLLEVEAGPSRAPDGREPRQQLRPPPEPPATSPPEAECAEMGASAGGQAPSPRTLKRTPGPCPGHRSAPGSPEENAQEEPSGRARKAPSPRRDPASCEPCRPQLSATGEGGSFSSSSSSSSSPVDKGEENGLSQMEDSTASTGALATSSSSLGFESESGESQGCQPGGGGGGGRSGVGGGGAGGGGEGEGTECRDIIAKSQGSRDPPKAREAHYITTHEIQLSEAEQDTDFDVGLASRWDFEDNNVIYSFVDYASFGGSDETPGEVTTLTEEDDDNSGYLSTTPSTHATRTPSPSSSDLARPDAERSGRDTSSTEVGSGPSAGGPTPPPAAPGTALLREPGSPGAASGTAAAGSCGSAAGQILLSIKPASRAINEPSNVRAKQNITDAAKHEGDMSLRVSTAAEHKSSSLKRNPAAAVALEHAKKFIAVPARLHTRCGAVRAKELADYSSGASSAVSELDDADKEVRNLTSRAFRSLAYPYFEALNISSRESSATLSEVGFGRWSTFLDLKCGGVGARVEQSLLRGSAASVAAGLRKGGGARAAADQLYIQAKRSQTKALEFVVSKVEGEIKHVETPLCFQKQVQTGARVVTLLEPLNLRSDSKASAATGPCGAAKGSSKGPGSVYTDDGSEASEGSKPGSRADGPQKSRFASSLLKNVISKKMQREHEFKMERGEVTDTSHRNLPGAPRDAEGPAGAERPRERGLQRQGSRHSDAGSECAAGSVAGSVAGSAAGSAADAGGDGSRSPVFKASTPREGSAGSGRSLAEGHTEVCEIKKSASETVKGIFLRSQNSAFRSWKDKEAEKRDGRAGGGRLKLPKGADWRADLGEISASKPTIMSRLFVPNIQHAPRDKQPGKQATKYPAAQATSTAVIRPKAPEIKIRLGSVQQPSSDFNIAKLLTPRLAGGGASNLFKTVEDNSRAQQKLFRGDNLEKVPHFQVRDVRDKSKAQGPLHQVRDVRKLIKGSGDSSDKGSVTPEQGLAGPTPRQLAAAAGGSGSLSPLVITCQAVVNPREDGADREPRDGTGKSSSSSALSPSSPEGTVLVHRASGRLPVATIAPNKPEQGSYLPVLKIVSKASAQKTPEKLKDEEGGEDGKAPRPARNALEKLTAAVRSMEELYSFGRNEWKRKGDALPTVADSHVLSLIASEERDAGVGAEGDHDKPAKRLGDVAERGTGRKGEVLLRGAPPERLQRRNSNPSADSVSARAAAFESLARQRPRSLYIPPAHKDAERTQPLQPLQPLPPLPGSRSVFTVSASSTQKTGGVAGKFPQGSSPESPSAAQGVKSQGLRSLRISPATQAPPDEVASRKSGGSLEKSNSDCEHYLAMPLKGSSAAGAPPGRPGAAREGAPAASAATLCSLPPLSARSQVPSSPRGSQVGGASRPLWRTKADPPREAAAAATGPQSPERAPAALYRQQPLPFALQGAPPQVLCLSPPGMPAPAPAGPAAAPADPFLQPQPPQTQRKMLLDVATGQYYLVDTPVQPLTRRLFDPETGQYVDVPVTPQQQAVPPVPFPVPPVALSPGAYGPTYMIYPGFLPTVLPANALQPAPAARAGAGELSPVAAEPPRGEAAAAFTEAPYFVASGQSPASSSSAAPVAAPQLVGAKGFAQLHGKPVISITSQPLGPRLIAPPSFDGTTMSFVVEHR; encoded by the coding sequence ATGCTTTCCTTCCATTTCCGGGAGTCCCGGGGTCGCTCTGCAGATGCTGCTCCGTGCGTGGCCGATGGCATTCAGACTCCCGGCCGGGCAGACGAGCGGGCGGGACAGCTCGGCGGCGGGGCAGTCCCGGCCAGAGCAGCCGCCCCCCGGCCCGCGGCCCCCTCCGCCGCTGCCCCGGCCCCCGGGCTCGCTGCCTGCCCGCCGCCGGGGCTGAGGACCTGGCAGGCGGTGGCGGCGGTGACAGCGGCGTCTGCAGCCTCAGGGCCAGTCCGGGCACGTGGGGTCCTGCTTCGGGCCACTCTGCAGCCCCTCCGGGGCCAGAGCGGGGCGCGGGACAGCCCCAGCGCTCACCACTGCCTGCTCCTGTCGCTCAAGGCCGGGAGAGGGCTCCGCATGGAAGGCGCCGCTGCCGCGCGGAGCTCGCAGGCCAGGCTGCTGGAAGTGGAAGCCGGGCCGAGCCGAGCTCCAGACGGCCGGGAGCCCCGGCAGCAGCTGCGGCCGCCGCCCGAGCCGCCGGCCACCTCCCCGCCAGAGGCCGAGTGCGCGGAGATGGGCGCCTCGGCTGGAGGCCAGGCCCCGAGCCCCCGGACCCTGAAACGCACCCCGGGGCCCTGCCCCGGGCATCGGAGTGCCCCCGGGAGCCCCGAGGAGAACGCCCAGGAGGAACCGAGCGGACGAGCTCGCAAGGCTCCAAGCCCCCGGCGCGATCCTGCCTCCTGCGAGCCCTGCAGACCCCAGCTCTCCGCCACCGGTGAGGGTGGCAgcttctcatcttcctcctcctcctcctcctcccccgtgGACAAAGGAGAAGAGAACGGCCTTTCCCAAATGGAAGATTCCACCGCCTCGACTGGGGCTCTGGCCACCTCCTCGTCATCCTTAGGCTTTGAGAGCGAAAGCGGTGAGAGCCAGGGGTGCCAGcccgggggaggaggaggagggggaagatcgggagtggggggaggaggggcggggggaggaggggaaggagaaggcaCAGAGTGCAGGGACATCATTGCCAAGTCCCAGGGCAGCAGGGACCCCCCCAAAGCACGAGAGGCTCACTACATCACCACCCATGAGATCCAGCTGAGCGAGGCGGAGCAGGACACGGATTTCGACGTGGGGCTGGCCTCGCGCTGGGATTTTGAGGACAACAACGTGATCTACTCGTTCGTGGACTATGCTTCCTTCGGTGGCAGCGACGAGACCCCAGGGGAGGTCACCACCCTGACAGAAGAGGACGACGACAACAGCGGCTACCTCAGCACCACCCCCAGCACGCACGCCACCCGGacgcccagccccagcagcagcgACCTGGCCCGGCCGGACGCAGAGCGCAGCGGTCGCGACACCAGCAGCACCGAAGTGGGCAGCGGCCCCTCCGCCGGCGGCCCCacgcccccgcccgccgcgcctGGCACGGCCCTCCTGCGCGAGCCCGGGTCCCCGGGGGCGGCTTCAGGGACAGCCGCGGCGGGCAGCTGTGGGAGTGCAGCAGGCCAGATCCTCCTATCAATCAAGCCGGCTTCCCGGGCTATAAATGAGCCTAGCAACGTGCGTGCAAAGCAAAACATTACTGACGCTGCCAAGCATGAAGGCGACATGAGCCTCCGCGTCTCCACAGCTGCCGAACACAAGTCCAGTTCACTGAAGCGAAACCCGGCTGCAGCCGTGGCTCTGGAACATGCAAAGAAATTCATCGCCGTCCCTGCTCGCCTGCACACCCGGTGCGGGGCGGTCCGGGCGAAGGAGCTCGCGGACTACTCCAGCGGGGCCTCCAGCGCCGTGAGCGAGCTGGACGACGCGGACAAGGAGGTGCGTAACCTGACCTCGCGGGCCTTCCGCAGCCTCGCCTACCCCTACTTTGAGGCTCTGAACATCAGCTCGCGGGAGTCCTCCGCCACGCTCTCCGAGGTGGGCTTCGGGCGCTGGTCCACCTTCCTGGACCTAAAATGCGGGGGCGTGGGCGCGCGCGTGGAGCAGAGCCTGCTCAGGGGCAGCGCCGCCTCGGTGGCCGCCGGGCTCAGGAAGGGCGGCGGGGCCAGGGCGGCCGCAGACCAGCTCTACATCCAGGCCAAGAGGTCCCAGACCAAGGCCCTGGAGTTCGTGGTCAGCAAAGTCGAGGGGGAGATCAAACACGTGGAGACGCCCTTGTGCTTCCAGAAGCAGGTGCAGACGGGCGCCCGCGTCGTCACCCTGCTCGAGCCCCTGAACCTCCGCAGTGACAGCAAAGCCAGCGCCGCCACCGGGCCTTGCGGGGCCGCCAAGGGCTCCAGCAAGGGGCCGGGCTCGGTGTACACGGACGACGGCTCGGAGGCCTCCGAGGGCAGCAAGCCCGGCTCCCGGGCCGACGGCCCCCAGAAGTCCAGGTTCGCTTCCAGTCTGCTCAAAAATGTCATCTCCAAGAAGATGCAGCGGGAGCACGAGTTCAAAATGGAGAGGGGAGAGGTCACCGACACGTCCCACCGCAACCTGCCCGGCGCCCCCAGGGACGCCGAGGGCCCTGCCGGGGCGGAGAGGCCGCGGGAGCGCGGGCTGCAGCGACAGGGCTCCCGCCACTCGGACGCGGGCTCGGAGTGCGCGGCGGGCAGCGTGGCGGGCAGCGTGGCGGGCAGCGCGGCGGGCAGCGCCGCGGACGCGGGCGGGGACGGGTCTCGGTCCCCCGTGTTCAAAGCCAGCACCCCGCGGGAGGGCAGCGCGGGCTCGGGCCGGAGTCTGGCCGAGGGACACACAGAAGTGTGCGAGATCAAAAAGAGCGCCTCCGAGACGGTCAAGGGCATCTTCCTGCGCAGCCAGAACAGCGCCTTCCGCTCCTGGAAGGACAAGGAGGCGGAGAAGCGCGACgggcgcgcgggcggcgggcggctgAAGCTCCCCAAAGGGGCCGACTGGCGGGCGGACCTCGGGGAGATCTCCGCCAGCAAGCCCACCATCATGTCGCGCCTGTTTGTCCCCAACATCCAGCACGCGCCCAGAGACAAGCAGCCGGGGAAGCAGGCCACCAAGTACCCTGCTGCCCAGGCCACGTCCACGGCCGTGATCAGGCCCAAGGCCCCCGAGATCAAGATCCGGCTGGGGAGCGTGCAGCAGCCGAGCTCGGACTTCAACATTGCCAAGCTGCTCACGCCCAGGCTGGCCGGCGGCGGCGCCTCCAACCTCTTCAAGACCGTTGAGGACAACAGCAGGGCACAGCAGAAACTCTTCCGCGGGGACAACCTGGAGAAAGTGCCGCATTTCCAAGTGAGAGACGTCAGGGACAAGTCCAAGGCGCAAGGCCCTCTGCACCAGGTGAGAGACGTCAGGAAGCTCATCAAAGGGTCGGGGGACAGCAGTGACAAGGGCAGTGTTACTCCGgagcaggggctggcagggcccaCCCCCCGGCAGCTGGCCGCTGCAGCTGGCGGGTCGGGATCCCTGTCCCCCTTGGTGATTACGTGCCAGGCCGTGGTGAACCCGAGGGAGGACGGCGCGGACCGGGAGCCGCGGGACGGCACGGgcaagagcagcagcagcagcgccttGAGCCCGTCCTCCCCGGAAGGGACGGTCCTGGTGCACAGGGCGTCTGGCAGGCTGCCCGTGGCCACCATCGCCCCCAACAAGCCCGAGCAGGGCTCATACTTGCCGGTGCTCAAGATCGTCTCCAAGGCTTCTGCCCAGAAGACCCCAGAGAAGCTCAAGGACGAGGAGGGCGGGGAGGACGGGAAGGCCCCCAGGCCCGCCCGCAACGCCCTGGAGAAGCTCACGGCCGCCGTGCGCTCCATGGAAGAGCTGTACAGCTTCGGCCGCAACGAGTGGAAGCGCAAGGGCGACGCTCTGCCCACGGTGGCGGACAGCCACGTGCTGTCGCTCATCGCCAGCGAGGAGAGGGACGCGGGCGTGGGTGCGGAGGGAGACCACGACAAGCCGGCCAAGCGGCTGGGGGACGTGGCGGAGCGGGGCACGGGACGCAAAGGCGAGGTGCTGCTGCGAGGTGCCCCGCCGGAGCGTCTGCAGCGGAGAAACTCCAACCCCAGCGCTGACAGCGTGTCCGCCCGGGCCGCCGCCTTCGAGAGCCTCGCCCGGCAGCGGCCGCGGTCGCTCTATATCCCCCCGGCCCACAAGGACGCGGAGAGGACCCAGCCCCTGCAGCcgctgcagcccctgcccccgcTCCCCGGCAGCCGGAGCGTGTTCACCGTGAGCGCCAGCAGCACCCAGAAAACGGGGGGCGTCGCCGGCAAGTTCCCACAAGGGTCCTCTCCAGAGAGTCCTTCGGCGGCCCAGGGCGTCAAATCGCAGGGACTCCGGTCCCTCAGGATCTCTCCGGCCACCCAGGCACCTCCTGATGAGGTGGCCAGCAGGAAAAGTGGCGGCAGTTTGGAGAAGAGCAACAGCGACTGCGAGCATTACCTGGCCATGCCCCTGAAAGGAAGCTCTGCCGCAGGGGCGCCCCCGGGCCGGCCGGGGGCTGCGAGGGAGGGCGCCCCCGCCGCCTCGGCCGCCACCCTCTGCAGCTTGCCGCCCCTGAGCGCCCGCAGTCAGGTCCCCAGCAGCCCCAGAGGCTCTCAGGTGGGCGGCGCCAGCCGGCCCCTGTGGCGCACGAAAGCCGACCCCCCGCGGGAGGCAGCGGCCGCCGCCACAGGGCCGCAGAGCCCCGAGCGCGCCCCCGCCGCCCTCTACCGCCAGCAGCCGCTGCCCTTCGCCCTGCAGGGCGCCCCGCCGCAGGTGCTGTGCCTCTCGCCGCCCGGCATGCCGGCGCCCGCCCCCGCAGGCCCGGCCGCGGCCCCCGCAGACCCCTTCCTGCAGCCGCAGCCCCCGCAGACGCAGCGCAAGATGCTGCTGGACGTGGCGACCGGCCAGTACTACCTGGTGGACACGCCGGTGCAGCCCCTCACGCGGAGACTGTTCGACCCCGAGACCGGGCAGTACGTGGACGTGCCCGTGACCCCCCAGCAGCAGGCCGTGCCTCCCGTGCCCTTCCCCGTGCCCCCCGTGGCCCTGAGTCCCGGGGCCTACGGACCCACCTACATGATCTACCCGGGCTTTCTGCCCACCGTGCTGCCCGCCAACGCCCTGCAGCCCGCGCCGGCCGCCCGCGCCGGGGCCGGCGAGCTGTCCCCGGTGGCGGCGGAGCCCCCCCGCGGAGAGGCCGCTGCGGCCTTCACGGAGGCCCCGTACTTCGTGGCTTCCGGTCAGTCTCCGGCCTCCTCTTCCTCCGCAGCCCCAGTGGCCGCGCCCCAGCTCGTGGGGGCCAAGGGCTTCGCCCAGCTGCACGGCAAGCCTGTCATCAGCATCACCTCGCAGCCGCTGGGCCCGCGGCTCATCGCGCCCCCGTCCTTCGACGGCACCACCATGAGCTTCGTGGTGGAGCACAGATGA